Proteins encoded together in one Impatiens glandulifera chromosome 1, dImpGla2.1, whole genome shotgun sequence window:
- the LOC124922672 gene encoding transcription repressor MYB5-like has translation MGRAPCCAKIGLHRGPWTSNEDALLTNYIQIHGEGNWRAMPKKAKLLRCGKSCRLRWMNYLRPDIKRGNITPDEEDVIVRMHTLLGNRWSLIAGRLPGRTDNEIKNYWNTHLSKRLTLKNKGIEKKKPTKKKIIKNEKKKPSESDPIEPIMKVKPHAPKPIRVTSFFNWPTNIDHSSSTWQMFFYRESDQPLSPFHDDRDLGRIYDEYLSLLESTTIGGIEDQ, from the exons ATGGGAAGAGCTCCTTGTTGTGCAAAGATTGGTCTTCATAGAGGTCCATGGACTTCTAATGAAGATGCATTGCTCACAAATTATATCCAAATTCATGGTGAAGGCAATTGGCGTGCTATGCCTAAGAAAGCAA AGTTGTTGAGATGCGGAAAGAGTTGTAGGTTAAGATGGATGAACTATCTGAGACCGGATATCAAGAGAGGGAACATCACGCCGGATGAGGAGGATGTCATTGTTAGAATGCATACTCTTCTTGGCAACCGATGGTCACTCATAGCTGGAAGACTTCCAGGTCGAACTGATAACGAGATTAAAAATTACTGGAATACCCACCTCAGTAAAAGGCTCACCTTGAAGAACAAAGGAATTGAAAAAAAGAAACCAACTAAGAAGAAGATTATAAAGAACGAGAAAAAGAAACCCTCGGAGTCAGATCCTATTGAACCGATCATGAAAGTGAAACCTCATGCCCCTAAGCCCATTCGGGTCACTTCCTTCTTCAATTGGCCGACTAATATCGATCATTCTTCTTCTACATGGCAAATGTTTTTCTATCGAGAATCAGATCAACCACTATCACCGTTTCATGATGACCGAGACCTCGGAAGGATCTACGATGAATATCTAAGTTTGCTCGAATCAACAACAATTGGTGGGATCGAAGATCAATAG